A stretch of Chitinophaga caeni DNA encodes these proteins:
- a CDS encoding REP-associated tyrosine transposase: protein MSRKYKFRDAHGLYFVSFPVIGWIDIFTREVYCQLFVESLAYCRMNLGMEIYAWCIMPSHVHIIFRAKETDPGNLLKSLKGFTSRKILMAIAENPQESRKEWILSMAEHAGSLNSNIRFRQFWQQHNQPIELWSSHVIQQKVDYIHNNPVEAGFVLEPFFWKYSSAIDFAGGKGILEIDEL, encoded by the coding sequence ATGTCAAGAAAATATAAGTTTCGGGATGCGCATGGTTTGTATTTCGTGAGTTTTCCTGTTATTGGTTGGATAGATATATTTACACGGGAGGTTTACTGTCAATTATTTGTTGAAAGTTTAGCTTATTGTAGGATGAATTTGGGCATGGAAATATACGCTTGGTGTATTATGCCGAGCCACGTACATATAATTTTTAGGGCAAAGGAAACTGATCCTGGTAATTTATTGAAGTCGTTGAAAGGATTTACATCGAGAAAGATATTAATGGCAATAGCAGAAAATCCCCAAGAAAGCAGGAAGGAATGGATACTGTCAATGGCAGAGCATGCGGGTAGTTTAAATAGTAATATCCGGTTTAGACAATTTTGGCAGCAACATAATCAGCCTATAGAACTTTGGTCATCACATGTAATACAGCAGAAGGTTGATTATATCCATAATAACCCTGTTGAAGCAGGTTTTGTTTTGGAACCATTTTTTTGGAAGTACAGTAGCGCAATTGATTTTGCAGGGGGAAAGGGTATTCTTGAAATTGATGAATTATAG
- a CDS encoding AGE family epimerase/isomerase, with product MPSSNNQLVTEMKDELKNILHFWKDHTIDQDKGGFYGRLLQDNKVDPYALKGSVLNARILWTFAAAAQVTGDPTDILIADKAYQYISDHFVDKEFGGVYWTVDYAGNPVDSKKQVYAIAFTIYALSEYYKIKQEQDILQMAQQLYQDLQRHAFDPVQKGYFEAFSREWHELKDQRLSLKDANEKKSMNTHLHVLEAYTNLYRVWPDQGVKNQIIDLLRVFDEYILDESKTHLQLFFSEDWSVKGNTVSFGHDIEAAWLMQEAAEVIEDPYYTGLFKAIALKIADSTNSGFDADGGLWYEFDIDKNHLVKEKHWWPQAEAVVGYVNAWQTSGQPGYLEQALKTWNFIQRYIIDHNYGEWFWGLDANYKIMPEDKVGIWKCPYHNGRACIEIIKRLDK from the coding sequence ATGCCATCAAGCAATAATCAACTGGTAACAGAAATGAAGGATGAATTAAAGAACATCCTTCATTTCTGGAAAGACCATACAATAGATCAAGATAAAGGAGGATTTTACGGACGTTTGTTGCAGGATAATAAAGTAGATCCATACGCACTGAAAGGTTCCGTATTAAATGCCCGCATTTTGTGGACATTTGCCGCCGCCGCACAGGTAACGGGCGATCCAACCGATATATTAATAGCTGATAAGGCTTATCAATATATCTCGGATCACTTTGTTGATAAAGAATTCGGCGGGGTTTACTGGACAGTTGATTATGCTGGCAATCCCGTTGATTCGAAAAAACAAGTGTACGCCATCGCCTTTACTATTTATGCTTTAAGTGAATATTATAAAATAAAACAGGAACAGGACATTTTACAAATGGCCCAGCAATTGTATCAAGACCTGCAGCGCCATGCATTCGATCCGGTACAAAAGGGGTATTTCGAAGCGTTCTCCCGCGAATGGCATGAACTGAAAGACCAGAGATTGAGCTTAAAAGATGCGAACGAGAAAAAGTCGATGAACACCCATCTGCATGTCTTGGAGGCTTATACTAACCTTTACAGGGTTTGGCCGGATCAAGGTGTAAAAAATCAAATCATTGATCTTTTACGCGTATTCGATGAGTATATCCTGGATGAATCGAAAACACATCTGCAACTGTTTTTTTCTGAGGATTGGAGCGTAAAAGGAAACACTGTTTCGTTCGGTCACGATATAGAAGCAGCTTGGTTAATGCAAGAAGCAGCTGAAGTGATTGAAGATCCGTATTATACAGGATTATTTAAAGCCATCGCGTTGAAAATAGCCGATAGTACAAATTCCGGTTTTGATGCTGACGGCGGATTATGGTATGAATTTGATATAGACAAAAATCATCTTGTAAAAGAAAAACATTGGTGGCCCCAGGCGGAAGCAGTAGTCGGTTATGTCAATGCTTGGCAAACATCCGGTCAACCCGGATATTTAGAGCAAGCATTAAAAACTTGGAATTTTATTCAACGATACATTATCGATCATAACTACGGGGAATGGTTCTGGGGGCTTGATGCCAATTACAAGATAATGCCGGAAGATAAGGTGGGCATTTGGAAATGCCCTTATCATAATGGCCGGGCTTGTATCGAAATTATTAAAAGGTTGGATAAATAA
- the aqpZ gene encoding aquaporin Z translates to MKATSSQKFLAEMFGTFVLVFMGCGSAVIAGSFVGNLGIAFAFGLSVLAMCYAIGHITGCHINPAISISMWAMGKLPAKDMVVYIIGQVVGGILAAGLLYYIAQGNPNYNIDMNGLGANGVGEASPANYSMVSGMIAEVVLTALFLFVVHGATSSYNGNTSFAGLAIGLCLTLIHIVGIPITGVSVNPARSIGPAIFVGGAALSQLWIFIVCPIVGGLIGGLLWKLVDNPPAEKASNY, encoded by the coding sequence ATGAAAGCTACAAGCTCGCAGAAATTCTTAGCCGAAATGTTCGGCACCTTCGTATTGGTATTCATGGGTTGCGGTAGTGCTGTAATTGCCGGAAGTTTTGTTGGCAACCTGGGTATCGCATTTGCCTTCGGTTTATCGGTTCTAGCGATGTGCTATGCTATTGGTCATATCACCGGTTGCCATATTAATCCTGCTATCAGCATCTCGATGTGGGCCATGGGTAAACTTCCCGCTAAAGATATGGTGGTATATATCATAGGGCAAGTTGTGGGTGGTATACTCGCTGCTGGCCTGTTATATTATATCGCTCAAGGCAATCCTAACTACAATATCGATATGAACGGGCTCGGGGCCAATGGCGTTGGAGAAGCTTCCCCGGCAAATTACTCGATGGTTAGCGGGATGATTGCAGAAGTAGTGCTTACGGCATTATTCCTATTCGTAGTTCATGGCGCTACCAGCAGTTACAACGGCAATACCAGTTTTGCAGGGCTCGCCATCGGTTTATGTTTGACCTTGATACATATCGTGGGCATCCCGATCACGGGTGTTTCTGTAAACCCTGCCAGGAGCATCGGGCCAGCTATTTTCGTTGGCGGCGCTGCCCTTTCGCAACTATGGATATTTATCGTTTGCCCGATTGTTGGTGGACTTATCGGCGGCCTGCTTTGGAAACTGGTAGATAATCCGCCCGCGGAGAAGGCTTCTAATTACTAA
- a CDS encoding MFS transporter, translating into MHNKITLREKVGYGFGDMASSMFWKLFGMYLLYYYTDIMGIQAAAVGTMFLITRIWDTAFDPVVGIMTDRTQSKWGKFRPYILYVAIPFGIIGILTFTTPDFSITGKLVYAYITYSAMMMVYSLINVPYASLLGVISPLASVRNTLASYRMAFAFAGSLIALAILEPMVSKFSLRFSLQTSWQLSVSVIAAICVILFLLCFAWVKERVVPKQAPSALKDDFRDLWQNRPWWILLGAGVAALIFNSIRDGATLYYFKYYIAQSEAFNVLGFEVTYSTLYLVIGQAANIIGVIIASPVANKFGKKSTYLGAMLIASVLSIIFYWLEKDQVVTIFIFQFVISICAGIIFPLLWSMYADIADYSEWKTGRRATGLIFSSSSMSQKLGWTIGGALTGWLLALFGFKANAIQGSTTENGIVMLMSLLPAIGAILSVVFIALYPLSESKIENITAALAAKREQNAIKQ; encoded by the coding sequence ATGCACAACAAGATCACTTTAAGGGAAAAAGTCGGTTACGGCTTCGGTGATATGGCCTCTTCCATGTTTTGGAAGCTCTTCGGTATGTATTTATTATACTATTATACCGATATTATGGGCATACAGGCCGCCGCCGTAGGAACCATGTTCCTGATCACCAGGATCTGGGATACCGCTTTTGATCCCGTAGTGGGCATCATGACCGACAGGACACAATCCAAGTGGGGAAAATTCCGCCCTTATATTTTGTATGTAGCCATACCGTTTGGAATCATAGGCATACTTACATTTACGACACCGGATTTCAGCATAACGGGTAAATTGGTATACGCCTATATCACCTATTCGGCAATGATGATGGTATACTCGTTAATCAACGTACCATATGCTTCATTGTTAGGAGTGATCTCTCCCTTAGCATCCGTGAGGAACACCTTGGCATCTTATAGAATGGCGTTCGCATTCGCGGGAAGCTTAATCGCGCTGGCCATCTTAGAGCCTATGGTATCGAAGTTTAGTTTGCGGTTCAGCCTACAAACCAGCTGGCAATTGTCCGTTAGCGTGATAGCAGCCATTTGCGTCATCTTGTTCTTACTTTGCTTCGCATGGGTGAAAGAACGCGTGGTGCCAAAACAAGCGCCATCAGCCCTGAAAGACGACTTCAGGGATTTGTGGCAGAATCGCCCTTGGTGGATATTGCTTGGAGCTGGCGTGGCGGCGTTAATATTCAATTCCATTAGGGATGGAGCTACATTGTATTATTTTAAGTATTATATCGCCCAATCAGAAGCCTTCAACGTGCTGGGTTTCGAGGTGACTTACTCTACCTTGTACTTGGTTATCGGGCAAGCTGCCAATATTATCGGTGTGATTATCGCATCGCCGGTAGCCAATAAATTTGGAAAAAAATCTACTTACTTGGGCGCGATGCTAATCGCATCGGTACTGAGTATTATATTTTACTGGTTAGAAAAAGACCAGGTAGTAACGATATTTATTTTCCAATTCGTGATCAGCATTTGCGCCGGGATAATTTTCCCACTATTATGGTCAATGTACGCCGACATTGCCGATTATTCGGAATGGAAGACCGGAAGAAGAGCCACCGGGTTAATATTTTCCTCCTCCTCGATGTCACAAAAACTGGGTTGGACAATCGGTGGGGCGCTCACCGGTTGGTTATTGGCTTTATTCGGTTTCAAGGCCAATGCCATTCAAGGAAGTACTACGGAGAACGGCATCGTTATGTTAATGAGCTTACTGCCCGCGATCGGTGCCATTTTATCGGTCGTATTCATAGCCTTGTATCCATTATCGGAATCGAAGATTGAAAATATTACTGCAGCATTAGCTGCCAAAAGAGAACAAAATGCCATCAAGCAATAA
- a CDS encoding RagB/SusD family nutrient uptake outer membrane protein, with amino-acid sequence MLRIRPIYIYVICLVCLSTAGCKKWLEVKPDDTFTEEMIYKTEAGTKDALNGILLKISSGSLYGMNLTGVYLDLLAQRYRVTNDASPYYSFYTLDLSQSTAKNVLQSFWEQMYQGVANTNRFLQMTEQYKANYSEQFYQQAKGEVHAIRALLYFDLLRMWGPVYDGDDSTAASIPVYSTITHVYPDYAPANEVMDFIVADLDSAIAYMANDPIIESNYDDDNNMRLNYYAAKALKARVLLYRGDKAGAYSMAKEVMQVQDKFPWVLRLNIASNRTNPDRIFGTEVLFGVYNRNLYDAYKGVFLSTLNEGSLLAAGPDFLNTVYESLLGDFRYGDTWLQASDGVSYRTFFKYAPVSDAAHYKFNYTVPVIRMSEMYLIAAETAPDPAEGLSYINEIRLHRGLDTEISDPAQLTNEIRKSYIKEFYGEGQLWFFYKRTKATSMISPAGNRAISLGKYVFDYPDSETQQR; translated from the coding sequence ATGCTAAGAATAAGACCAATATATATTTATGTCATCTGCCTGGTATGCCTGTCAACAGCAGGGTGTAAAAAATGGCTCGAAGTAAAACCGGATGATACCTTTACCGAGGAAATGATCTATAAAACCGAGGCAGGAACGAAGGATGCTTTAAACGGGATTTTACTGAAAATATCCAGCGGTAGTTTATACGGGATGAACTTAACAGGCGTTTATCTTGACTTATTGGCGCAACGGTACCGGGTAACAAATGATGCCTCTCCCTATTACTCATTTTATACGCTCGATCTATCTCAAAGCACGGCTAAAAATGTTTTGCAGAGTTTTTGGGAACAAATGTACCAGGGGGTCGCAAATACCAACAGGTTTTTGCAAATGACCGAGCAGTATAAAGCCAATTATTCTGAACAATTCTACCAACAGGCGAAAGGGGAAGTTCATGCAATCAGGGCCTTATTGTATTTTGATCTGCTCAGGATGTGGGGGCCGGTTTATGATGGAGATGATTCAACGGCAGCATCCATCCCGGTGTATTCAACAATCACACATGTTTATCCGGACTATGCCCCGGCAAACGAAGTAATGGACTTTATCGTTGCTGATTTGGACTCCGCTATTGCTTATATGGCGAATGATCCCATAATCGAAAGTAATTATGATGACGACAATAACATGAGATTGAACTATTATGCGGCGAAGGCATTAAAGGCTAGGGTACTCCTGTATAGGGGAGATAAAGCGGGGGCTTATTCCATGGCAAAGGAAGTGATGCAAGTACAGGATAAATTTCCTTGGGTGCTACGTCTGAATATCGCTTCCAATAGAACAAACCCCGACAGGATATTCGGAACAGAAGTGCTATTTGGCGTCTACAACAGGAATTTATACGATGCATATAAGGGTGTGTTCTTATCAACGTTAAATGAAGGTTCTTTACTAGCTGCCGGGCCGGATTTTTTAAACACGGTTTACGAATCTTTACTAGGCGATTTTAGGTACGGTGATACATGGCTGCAAGCCAGCGACGGTGTTTCCTATAGAACATTCTTTAAATACGCACCTGTTAGTGATGCCGCACATTATAAGTTTAACTACACGGTTCCTGTTATCCGTATGAGTGAAATGTACCTCATCGCCGCAGAAACAGCGCCTGATCCGGCAGAAGGTCTCTCTTACATTAATGAGATCAGGTTACATAGGGGCTTGGATACGGAGATCTCCGATCCGGCACAACTCACCAACGAGATAAGAAAGTCATATATCAAGGAGTTTTACGGGGAAGGACAACTTTGGTTTTTTTATAAAAGAACGAAAGCAACGAGCATGATTTCACCTGCTGGAAACAGGGCTATTAGCTTAGGGAAATACGTTTTCGACTACCCGGATTCAGAAACACAGCAACGCTAA
- a CDS encoding acyltransferase domain-containing protein has protein sequence MTRKINTNDSDPADSYPGNTNDDPLGNQYQHGFDDELYSHGLHVLSAASPEDLQLQAKKLLSRIQSEPGWSLRDITYTLAGLQTNQQYNWLVYAETKDALVQGLEKKLAKKQHPAPAEQMDNRLAWIFTGMGPQWYGMGRQLYRENAVFRQVMDECNHLLLEYTGYSLLGELFFQPVNKVVTGNYLAQTANFFIQVSLSRMLHSMGLPMDVVVGHSVGEIAASVIAGGISLEDGIKIVHHWGSILEQVAGHGTLLSVGLGEHEAVPYLEDLPGLEIATINAPRSMTVAGNRDQLSRLEEMLKNDGIAARFVQVDVAYHSSQLSYLEHAVKDALGFVKPLKPVHKMYSTVTAELVEHPLHDADYWWRNIRQQVYFKDVVASLLKQGYTNFIEIGPHPVLRSALQETAMAEGKEIHTFFSLKKGTSELPMLINNLERSMGVGVPVNFSTSLTGERLKISLFEGEDVCQCC, from the coding sequence ATGACGCGCAAGATTAATACAAATGATTCGGACCCGGCGGATTCGTACCCGGGTAATACTAACGATGATCCTCTCGGAAATCAATACCAACATGGTTTTGACGATGAGCTATATTCGCATGGACTCCATGTGCTTTCTGCTGCCAGCCCGGAAGATTTACAATTGCAAGCAAAAAAGCTGCTATCAAGGATCCAATCGGAACCGGGATGGTCGCTGCGGGATATTACTTACACTTTAGCAGGGCTGCAAACTAACCAACAGTATAATTGGCTGGTGTATGCTGAAACGAAGGATGCATTAGTCCAGGGCTTAGAAAAAAAACTGGCCAAAAAGCAACATCCTGCGCCTGCCGAACAGATGGACAACAGGTTAGCCTGGATTTTTACCGGGATGGGACCGCAATGGTACGGCATGGGCAGGCAGTTGTACCGGGAAAATGCGGTATTCCGCCAGGTGATGGACGAATGTAACCACTTGTTACTGGAATACACTGGATATTCGCTATTGGGTGAATTATTCTTTCAACCTGTAAACAAGGTCGTGACGGGAAACTACCTCGCTCAAACCGCTAACTTTTTTATCCAGGTAAGTTTATCAAGAATGCTGCATTCCATGGGGTTACCAATGGACGTTGTAGTGGGACATAGTGTTGGCGAGATAGCTGCCTCGGTGATCGCTGGGGGCATCTCCCTGGAGGATGGTATCAAGATCGTGCACCATTGGGGAAGTATATTAGAGCAGGTGGCGGGTCATGGCACACTGTTATCGGTAGGCTTGGGTGAACATGAAGCTGTGCCTTACCTGGAAGATTTGCCGGGCCTCGAAATCGCTACAATCAACGCGCCGCGTTCTATGACCGTGGCAGGAAATAGGGACCAGTTGTCCCGCTTGGAAGAAATGCTTAAAAATGACGGAATTGCGGCCCGGTTTGTGCAGGTGGACGTGGCATATCATTCTTCGCAACTTTCTTACCTGGAGCATGCCGTAAAAGACGCCCTGGGTTTTGTGAAACCGCTTAAGCCCGTACATAAGATGTACAGCACTGTTACGGCGGAACTGGTTGAACACCCCTTGCATGATGCCGATTATTGGTGGCGTAACATCCGCCAACAGGTATATTTTAAAGATGTGGTAGCTTCGTTGTTGAAGCAGGGGTACACCAATTTTATAGAGATAGGCCCACACCCGGTATTAAGAAGTGCTTTGCAGGAAACTGCGATGGCCGAAGGGAAAGAAATCCATACCTTCTTTTCTTTAAAGAAAGGCACATCCGAATTGCCGATGTTGATAAATAACTTGGAACGCTCGATGGGTGTTGGAGTGCCGGTAAATTTCAGTACGTCTTTAACAGGCGAGCGTTTGAAAATATCATTATTTGAAGGAGAAGATGTTTGCCAATGCTGCTAA
- a CDS encoding DUF4843 domain-containing protein, giving the protein MKRSWILYIITLCMAGNFASCSEDNLDVYDQASSGGSIYFLDKYEQANDLYQSIPKDTLWTSFGYVSENKHDSIVKQVVRISGEKMDHDRTYKLTVLGSSTAKEGVHYELLNESYTIKANSITDTIKIKFNRTEDMKDSTFTVSLRLEPNENFNTDIPVMKSKAENGKYTYELTHMEFKVDDITGVPFLWTDPPYSSFTPYYLGTFSRTKLLLMIEVMNIDINLVTVPPPPGQYFSLDYYFAWKAYMTTWLEAEAAKGNYYYDEFGELIKFHL; this is encoded by the coding sequence ATGAAAAGAAGTTGGATATTATATATAATAACGCTTTGCATGGCCGGCAATTTTGCTAGTTGCTCCGAGGATAATTTGGATGTTTACGACCAAGCATCTTCAGGGGGGAGTATTTACTTCCTAGATAAATACGAGCAAGCGAATGATCTTTACCAAAGCATTCCAAAAGATACACTGTGGACGAGCTTCGGTTATGTAAGCGAGAATAAACATGATTCCATTGTAAAACAGGTAGTGCGCATCAGTGGGGAGAAGATGGATCATGATAGGACGTATAAGTTAACGGTACTTGGCAGTTCTACGGCAAAAGAAGGGGTGCATTACGAGCTTTTAAATGAATCTTATACCATAAAGGCAAACAGCATAACCGATACGATCAAGATCAAGTTCAATAGAACTGAAGATATGAAAGACAGTACTTTCACTGTTTCGCTGCGCCTGGAACCTAACGAGAATTTTAACACGGATATTCCCGTGATGAAATCGAAGGCGGAAAATGGTAAATATACTTACGAATTGACACACATGGAGTTTAAGGTAGATGATATCACAGGTGTGCCGTTCCTTTGGACAGATCCTCCTTACAGTTCCTTTACCCCGTATTATCTCGGTACTTTTTCCAGGACGAAATTGCTATTGATGATCGAGGTGATGAACATCGATATTAACCTGGTCACCGTTCCTCCGCCCCCCGGGCAATATTTCAGCCTTGATTATTACTTTGCTTGGAAAGCTTACATGACAACTTGGTTAGAAGCGGAAGCGGCAAAAGGCAATTATTATTATGATGAATTCGGGGAACTCATCAAATTTCATTTATAG
- a CDS encoding GNAT family N-acetyltransferase, with the protein MFTISRTNGQNPEFITLAKQLNAKLAEVNGEDHDFFMQYNQLDELKYVILVHKEAKAVGCGAIKAFDAKSMEIKRMFVLPGERRKGIAQLVLQGLETWAKELGMERCVLETSIDLIPAVKLYRGSGYATIPNYGQYVGIETSICMEKLL; encoded by the coding sequence ATGTTTACTATCAGCAGGACCAATGGTCAAAACCCGGAATTTATAACGCTCGCAAAACAATTAAATGCAAAACTTGCCGAAGTAAACGGCGAAGATCACGATTTCTTCATGCAGTATAACCAGTTAGATGAATTGAAATATGTGATCCTCGTTCACAAGGAGGCAAAAGCCGTGGGATGCGGCGCTATAAAAGCTTTCGATGCCAAATCTATGGAAATTAAAAGGATGTTCGTGTTACCTGGAGAAAGACGCAAGGGTATTGCGCAACTGGTTTTACAGGGATTGGAAACTTGGGCTAAAGAACTGGGTATGGAAAGGTGTGTATTAGAAACCAGCATTGACTTAATCCCGGCAGTAAAACTATACCGGGGCAGCGGTTATGCAACTATTCCCAATTACGGGCAATACGTAGGCATTGAAACGAGCATTTGCATGGAGAAATTGCTATAA
- a CDS encoding PKD-like family lipoprotein, which produces MKSFQYKSIIPVCFLALLTMFSCKKDLGNYDYHETFDMEIQGIEDSYNLVLGDTVSIIPNFSKVEGQQMDTAAFSYTWTVSDPRLVDLYRLRTISTSRNLEGVLPLSVGDYTIYYTVLDTLTRVSWIREFSVKVEGNIKPKGWFVLSEVNQQSRLDYFIEDLDALGTYPQKYFDFTKLLLDPNSGKQLMLTGKPKFINYFMNNVAAAESGYKAYLYIGTDEMTEKINISNGLIWKDILYQFKLETATGTYPETVDWVKSVTSATGYAFKGEELFVCDYAQRAKFGLSLNRLAVTSEPIKLHPSLAILDFLIPNAVGFDITKKRFVSHSGSTNSSMALVPQDTSRSTFDPSDTKMDLVWMDATMAYGYMAVAILQDPGTSKRYMVRFNFEGASYNKIHIVDFKPVDDAPGMDKMTRFVVDNYYGYLVYESEGKLYRMNLDTGITILIKDYGANMRISMLKKSPNISYTNWSSISSRPNNFNLPQLEPVALGIMAGVYDPANPDASGIVDVIKIPNTTQLADSYYTLTGFGKVVDAVYINN; this is translated from the coding sequence ATGAAATCATTTCAATATAAATCCATAATACCGGTATGCTTCCTTGCCTTGTTAACGATGTTTTCTTGCAAGAAAGACCTGGGTAATTATGATTATCATGAAACATTTGATATGGAGATTCAGGGCATTGAAGATTCATACAATTTAGTACTCGGAGATACGGTTTCCATCATACCTAATTTCAGTAAGGTAGAAGGGCAACAAATGGATACAGCCGCATTTTCATATACATGGACGGTATCGGATCCACGGTTGGTAGATTTATACAGGCTACGTACAATTAGCACCAGCCGTAACTTGGAAGGGGTATTACCACTGTCAGTTGGGGATTATACCATTTATTATACAGTATTAGATACACTGACCAGGGTATCATGGATCCGTGAATTTAGTGTAAAAGTGGAAGGGAACATAAAACCTAAAGGTTGGTTCGTATTATCAGAAGTGAACCAGCAATCGAGGTTGGATTATTTTATCGAGGATCTCGATGCCTTGGGAACTTACCCGCAGAAATACTTCGATTTTACCAAGTTGTTGTTAGATCCAAACTCCGGCAAACAACTTATGTTAACAGGGAAGCCGAAGTTTATCAATTATTTTATGAACAATGTTGCCGCTGCTGAATCAGGATATAAGGCATACCTGTATATTGGCACGGATGAAATGACAGAGAAAATCAACATTTCCAATGGTTTGATTTGGAAGGATATTTTATATCAGTTCAAATTGGAAACCGCTACCGGTACTTATCCTGAAACAGTTGATTGGGTTAAATCCGTTACCTCCGCTACTGGCTATGCTTTCAAAGGAGAGGAGCTATTCGTATGTGATTATGCCCAGCGTGCTAAATTCGGCTTGTCATTAAACAGGCTTGCCGTAACATCTGAGCCTATAAAATTGCATCCTTCCTTAGCTATTCTTGATTTTTTAATTCCTAATGCTGTTGGGTTCGATATTACTAAAAAGCGCTTCGTTTCTCACAGCGGATCTACCAATAGCAGCATGGCCTTGGTTCCGCAAGATACATCCAGGTCAACATTCGATCCTTCTGACACCAAGATGGATCTCGTATGGATGGATGCAACGATGGCATACGGATACATGGCTGTTGCTATATTACAAGATCCCGGCACATCTAAGCGCTACATGGTGCGGTTTAATTTCGAGGGTGCGTCTTATAATAAGATTCATATCGTTGATTTCAAACCTGTCGATGATGCACCGGGCATGGACAAGATGACCCGTTTCGTGGTGGACAATTACTATGGTTACCTGGTGTACGAGTCTGAAGGTAAACTATACCGTATGAACCTGGACACGGGTATAACCATTTTAATTAAAGATTACGGCGCTAATATGCGTATCAGTATGTTGAAGAAATCGCCTAATATCAGTTATACTAACTGGTCTTCCATCAGCAGCCGGCCAAATAATTTTAACCTGCCGCAATTGGAACCGGTTGCATTGGGGATTATGGCTGGCGTATACGACCCGGCTAATCCCGACGCCTCCGGTATCGTGGACGTGATTAAGATTCCAAATACCACGCAATTGGCAGACTCTTATTATACTTTAACGGGCTTCGGGAAAGTTGTAGATGCTGTTTATATCAACAACTAA